From Pseudovibrio sp. Tun.PSC04-5.I4, a single genomic window includes:
- a CDS encoding LapA family protein, with translation MARFLRNLLLIPVAVLLVVLAVANRHSTLISLNPFNPEDPMLTFSIPVFWLLFATVGLGIVLGGMATWMRQGRFRKEARVQRREANQLKHEADSLRKVAQGDIAPGLPAPDHKRAA, from the coding sequence TTGGCTCGTTTCCTTCGGAATTTGCTGCTCATTCCTGTAGCAGTCTTACTTGTTGTACTAGCGGTTGCGAACCGGCACTCAACGCTGATTTCGCTCAACCCCTTTAACCCAGAAGACCCTATGCTGACCTTTAGCATTCCGGTGTTCTGGTTGTTGTTTGCTACTGTCGGATTGGGCATTGTGCTTGGCGGTATGGCAACATGGATGCGACAAGGCCGTTTTCGCAAGGAAGCCCGTGTTCAGCGGCGGGAAGCGAACCAACTTAAGCATGAAGCTGATTCACTCAGAAAAGTAGCTCAGGGCGACATTGCTCCCGGGCTACCTGCCCCGGATCATAAAAGGGCGGCCTAA
- the aroA gene encoding 3-phosphoshikimate 1-carboxyvinyltransferase, producing MSHNSSPQIVAAHSGSPLNGHIKVPGDKSISHRSLMFGALALGKTTITGLLESEDVIGTANAMNAVGAKCVCLDDGTWTVDGVGLGSLQEPEAPIDFGNAGTGVRLAMGIFASHPIAVTMTGDASLSGRPMGRVLNPLREMGVQVVARNGDRLPASIRGSDTPIPITYRVPMASAQVKSAVLLAGLNTAGTTTVIEPIATRDHTEKMLVGFGADLSVELNETGERVITLQGQPKLQAQNITVPGDPSSAAFPIVAALITPGSDVTVEGMLLNAHRTGLITSLLEMGADIAISNERESGGEKIGDVRAKYSKLKGITVPADRAPSMIDEYPILSIAAAFAQGETVMLGLEELRVKESDRLAAVARGLEANGIPCIEKQDSLTVTGGANNIGGGTVTTHLDHRIAMSFLILGLAAHKPVQVDDAAPIATSFPTFLSMFGELGGRLENKNEEAA from the coding sequence ATGTCCCACAATTCGTCACCGCAAATTGTGGCCGCTCACAGCGGCTCCCCGTTAAACGGTCATATTAAAGTTCCTGGTGACAAGTCTATCTCCCATCGTTCATTGATGTTTGGTGCTCTTGCACTCGGCAAGACAACCATCACAGGTCTTCTCGAATCAGAAGATGTGATTGGTACTGCTAATGCAATGAACGCTGTTGGCGCAAAATGCGTTTGTCTGGACGATGGCACATGGACTGTTGATGGTGTTGGGCTTGGCAGCTTGCAAGAACCTGAAGCTCCCATTGATTTCGGTAATGCGGGAACTGGTGTACGTTTGGCGATGGGTATTTTTGCGAGCCACCCGATTGCCGTGACCATGACGGGCGATGCATCGCTTTCTGGCCGCCCAATGGGCCGTGTCCTAAATCCACTGCGGGAAATGGGTGTTCAGGTTGTGGCACGTAACGGTGACCGCTTGCCTGCCTCTATTCGAGGCAGCGATACACCTATTCCGATTACCTACCGTGTGCCGATGGCATCTGCTCAGGTGAAATCTGCTGTGCTTCTTGCTGGTTTGAACACGGCTGGCACCACCACGGTTATTGAACCAATTGCAACGCGTGACCATACCGAGAAAATGTTAGTTGGTTTTGGAGCGGACCTTTCTGTTGAACTTAACGAGACCGGCGAGCGCGTTATTACGCTTCAGGGTCAACCTAAGCTTCAAGCGCAGAACATTACGGTTCCCGGTGATCCATCTTCAGCAGCATTCCCGATTGTGGCAGCGCTGATCACTCCCGGTTCTGACGTGACTGTTGAAGGCATGCTGCTTAATGCGCATCGGACTGGACTTATCACTAGCCTTCTTGAAATGGGCGCTGATATTGCCATCTCGAATGAACGGGAAAGTGGCGGCGAGAAAATTGGTGACGTGCGCGCTAAGTATTCCAAATTGAAGGGCATTACTGTTCCGGCAGATCGCGCACCCTCCATGATTGACGAATATCCAATTCTCTCGATTGCTGCAGCGTTTGCTCAGGGTGAGACTGTCATGCTTGGTCTTGAAGAGCTGCGGGTGAAGGAGTCAGATCGTCTGGCTGCTGTTGCTCGTGGTTTGGAAGCAAATGGCATTCCGTGCATTGAAAAACAGGACAGTCTGACTGTTACTGGCGGGGCTAACAATATCGGCGGCGGCACTGTTACCACTCATCTTGACCACCGGATCGCAATGAGCTTCCTTATTTTGGGACTTGCTGCACATAAGCCGGTTCAAGTGGATGATGCAGCACCGATCGCAACAAGCTTCCCGACGTTCCTTTCTATGTTTGGAGAACTCGGTGGCAGGCTTGAAAATAAAAATGAGGAAGCTGCATGA
- a CDS encoding trimeric intracellular cation channel family protein, with protein sequence MHSEIWQYLDFFGVAVFAVTGGLVAARLRQDFIAFLFFCSLTGIGGGTLRDTLLDVPVFWIENNSYLYVCAVVSVGMWFFAHKVEAWGRPLRWLDAVGVASYSVMGAAKSISLDDGAAVAVLMGVGTATFGGILRDIIAGQPSALLQREIYLAAALAGAITYTATISVTGQSNLAVGLGFAMAMILRGGAIAWGWHLPSYAPLKKSDLDEID encoded by the coding sequence ATGCACTCTGAGATCTGGCAGTACTTGGACTTTTTCGGCGTTGCTGTTTTTGCTGTAACAGGCGGGCTAGTGGCCGCGCGTTTGCGTCAGGATTTTATTGCGTTCTTGTTCTTTTGTTCCCTCACAGGAATTGGCGGGGGTACTCTCAGAGACACCCTGCTCGATGTTCCGGTCTTCTGGATTGAAAATAATAGCTACCTCTATGTGTGCGCTGTTGTCTCCGTTGGCATGTGGTTCTTCGCCCACAAGGTAGAAGCTTGGGGGCGTCCATTGAGATGGCTTGATGCCGTCGGAGTTGCCTCCTACTCAGTCATGGGAGCCGCCAAATCGATTTCTTTGGATGATGGCGCAGCTGTTGCCGTGTTGATGGGCGTTGGGACCGCGACATTTGGCGGAATTCTGCGCGATATTATCGCGGGTCAACCTTCTGCCTTGTTACAACGAGAGATCTATCTTGCGGCAGCTCTTGCCGGAGCGATCACCTATACAGCCACAATTTCGGTGACCGGGCAAAGCAATTTAGCTGTAGGACTTGGCTTTGCGATGGCCATGATCTTGCGCGGCGGTGCAATTGCGTGGGGCTGGCATTTGCCGAGCTATGCGCCTCTTAAGAAGTCTGATCTGGACGAAATAGATTAA
- the cmk gene encoding (d)CMP kinase, with protein MIIALDGPAASGKGTLARQLAAHFGLRHLDTGLTYRAVAAALLARGLPLGDEDVAISVAQNLDLDNLDRNQLSAHEIGEVASRIAVLPGLRVELVRLQRVFAEQEPGAVLDGRDIGTVVCPDATAKLFITASPVARAKRRTDELNGKGIPADLNEILVDLERRDERDSTRKDSPLKPAENAHLLDTTEMDIDSAFRAAVNIVEHARKSAVS; from the coding sequence ATGATTATTGCTCTGGATGGACCAGCGGCATCAGGCAAGGGAACGCTCGCTCGTCAACTTGCTGCACATTTTGGACTTCGCCACCTTGATACGGGTCTAACCTACCGGGCTGTTGCTGCTGCGCTGTTGGCGCGCGGTTTGCCACTGGGTGATGAAGACGTTGCAATCTCAGTTGCGCAGAACCTGGATCTTGACAACCTGGACCGTAACCAGCTGTCCGCTCATGAAATTGGCGAAGTTGCATCGCGCATCGCCGTTCTACCGGGGCTGCGTGTTGAGCTGGTTCGTTTGCAACGTGTGTTTGCAGAGCAGGAGCCCGGCGCGGTTTTGGATGGCCGCGATATCGGCACTGTTGTGTGCCCGGACGCCACCGCGAAATTGTTTATTACGGCTTCGCCAGTTGCGCGTGCAAAGCGCAGGACGGACGAACTCAACGGCAAGGGCATTCCCGCTGATCTGAATGAAATATTGGTGGATTTGGAGCGTCGCGACGAGCGTGACAGCACGCGAAAAGACTCTCCCTTAAAACCCGCAGAAAATGCGCACTTGCTTGATACGACAGAAATGGATATAGACTCCGCATTTCGTGCGGCTGTAAATATAGTCGAACACGCTCGGAAGTCAGCTGTTTCCTAA
- the grpE gene encoding nucleotide exchange factor GrpE produces MSDQNKTPHTEEQLNPEVVAEEVAFANEAEQVEAAVEVDPIEALRAENAALKDRTLRTMAEMENLRRRTEKEVKDAKVYAIAGFARDMLVVNDNLGRAIDALPDEATQNDENLKALVEGVELVEREMLNHLEKHGVKRLSPEGEKFNPHFHQAMFEVPNTEVPNNTVMNVVQAGYVIGERVLRPAMVGISKGGPKIVPVTDKNAGPGSTLDKEA; encoded by the coding sequence ATGAGCGATCAAAATAAAACTCCGCACACTGAAGAACAGCTGAATCCAGAAGTTGTTGCTGAAGAAGTAGCCTTTGCGAATGAGGCGGAGCAGGTAGAAGCTGCTGTGGAAGTCGATCCAATCGAAGCACTCAGAGCAGAAAACGCAGCTCTCAAAGACCGTACTTTGCGTACGATGGCTGAAATGGAAAATCTACGCCGTCGCACTGAGAAAGAAGTGAAAGACGCTAAGGTTTACGCCATTGCTGGTTTTGCGCGCGATATGCTGGTGGTCAATGACAACCTTGGCCGCGCAATCGATGCACTGCCAGACGAAGCAACACAGAACGATGAGAACCTCAAAGCTCTGGTTGAAGGCGTTGAATTGGTAGAGCGCGAAATGCTCAACCACCTCGAAAAGCACGGCGTGAAGCGTCTTTCCCCAGAAGGTGAGAAGTTCAACCCGCATTTCCATCAGGCAATGTTTGAAGTTCCAAACACAGAAGTGCCAAACAACACTGTTATGAACGTGGTTCAGGCAGGTTACGTCATTGGTGAGCGTGTGCTGCGCCCCGCAATGGTTGGTATTTCCAAAGGTGGTCCAAAGATCGTTCCTGTAACCGACAAAAATGCAGGACCGGGTTCAACACTAGATAAAGAAGCCTAG
- a CDS encoding chorismate mutase produces the protein MKNSADECQNMSQIRAEIDRLDSELISLFAERWTYINRAAEIKKPIGLAARIESRVEEVAGNVIAHAKTNGLAPSTYETMWRHLMESAIAHEEDLMETEENAK, from the coding sequence ATGAAGAATTCTGCTGATGAATGCCAAAACATGTCCCAGATCCGCGCGGAGATTGACCGTCTGGATTCTGAGTTGATTTCCCTCTTTGCTGAACGCTGGACGTACATCAACCGTGCCGCAGAAATCAAAAAACCAATAGGACTTGCCGCTCGCATTGAAAGTCGGGTTGAAGAAGTGGCCGGCAATGTGATCGCGCACGCAAAAACCAACGGTCTTGCCCCTAGCACCTATGAGACCATGTGGCGACATTTGATGGAAAGTGCAATTGCCCACGAAGAAGACTTGATGGAAACCGAAGAAAACGCGAAATAA
- the rpsA gene encoding 30S ribosomal protein S1, with protein MENQNFAAEDFAALLEESFATSDLFEGTVVKGIVVAIEKDLAVIDVGLKVEGRVPLKEFGAKGRDGDMSVGDEVEVYLERVENAMGEAVLSRDKARREESWVRLEVAFEAGEKVTGQIFNQVKGGFTVDLDGAVAFLPRSQVDIRPVRDVTPLMHTPQPFQILKMDKRRGNIVVSRRTVLEETRAEQRSELVQSLEEGQTVEGVVKNITDYGAFVDLGGIDGLLHVTDIAWRRINHPSEVLTIGQTVKVQIVRVNQETHRISLGMKQLETDPWDGIEAKYPLDSKFSGRVTNITDYGAFVELEPGIEGLIHVSEMSWTKKNVHPGKIVATSQEVEVVILEVDASKRRISLGLKQTLQNPWDAFAQQYPINATVEGEVKNKTEFGLFIGLEGDVDGMVHLSDLDWNRPGEQVIEEYKKGDVVKAIVLDVDVDKERISLGIKQLDADPFESAGDVRKGAVVKCEVTEIKDGGLEVKIADSDLAAFVRRADLARERGDQDPTRFNVGDKFDARITQFDKKTRRVGVSVKALEIAEEKEAVAQYGSSDASSSLGDILAAAMKKQTDE; from the coding sequence ATGGAAAATCAAAACTTTGCTGCTGAAGATTTTGCAGCTTTGTTGGAAGAATCCTTTGCGACTTCCGACCTTTTCGAAGGCACCGTTGTAAAAGGCATCGTTGTTGCTATCGAAAAAGACCTCGCCGTTATCGACGTAGGTCTGAAGGTTGAAGGTCGTGTTCCTTTGAAGGAATTCGGCGCTAAAGGCCGTGACGGCGATATGTCCGTTGGTGACGAAGTAGAAGTTTACCTTGAGCGCGTCGAAAACGCGATGGGTGAGGCTGTTCTGTCCCGCGACAAAGCACGCCGTGAAGAAAGCTGGGTTCGCCTGGAAGTTGCTTTCGAAGCTGGCGAAAAAGTTACTGGTCAGATCTTCAATCAGGTCAAGGGTGGTTTCACCGTCGATCTGGATGGCGCAGTAGCCTTCTTGCCACGTTCACAGGTAGACATCCGTCCAGTACGCGACGTTACTCCTTTGATGCACACTCCACAGCCTTTCCAGATCCTGAAAATGGACAAGCGCCGTGGCAACATCGTTGTATCTCGTCGTACCGTTCTGGAAGAAACACGTGCTGAACAGCGTTCTGAACTCGTTCAGAGCCTTGAAGAAGGCCAGACCGTTGAAGGTGTTGTTAAGAACATCACCGATTACGGCGCCTTCGTTGACCTTGGCGGCATTGATGGTTTGTTGCACGTTACCGACATCGCATGGCGTCGTATCAACCACCCAAGCGAAGTACTGACAATCGGTCAGACCGTGAAGGTGCAGATCGTTCGTGTGAACCAGGAAACACATCGCATCAGCCTCGGCATGAAGCAGCTGGAAACAGATCCATGGGATGGCATCGAAGCCAAATACCCACTGGATTCCAAGTTCTCCGGTCGTGTTACGAACATCACCGATTACGGCGCCTTCGTAGAACTGGAACCAGGCATCGAAGGTCTGATCCACGTCTCCGAAATGTCTTGGACCAAAAAGAACGTACACCCAGGCAAAATCGTTGCAACTTCCCAGGAAGTTGAAGTGGTTATCCTTGAAGTGGACGCTTCCAAACGTCGTATCTCCCTGGGCCTCAAGCAGACTTTGCAGAACCCATGGGATGCATTCGCACAGCAGTACCCAATTAACGCCACCGTAGAAGGTGAAGTTAAGAACAAGACTGAATTCGGTCTGTTCATCGGTCTTGAAGGCGATGTTGACGGCATGGTTCACCTGTCCGATCTTGACTGGAACCGTCCAGGCGAACAGGTCATCGAAGAATACAAAAAGGGCGACGTTGTTAAGGCAATCGTTCTTGATGTAGACGTTGACAAAGAGCGTATTTCTCTCGGCATCAAGCAGTTGGACGCAGATCCATTTGAGTCTGCTGGCGATGTTCGTAAGGGCGCTGTTGTTAAGTGTGAAGTTACCGAAATCAAAGACGGTGGCTTGGAAGTTAAGATTGCTGATAGCGACCTTGCTGCATTCGTACGTCGTGCGGATCTGGCTCGTGAACGTGGCGATCAGGATCCAACACGCTTCAACGTTGGCGACAAGTTCGATGCTCGCATCACACAGTTCGACAAAAAGACCCGTCGTGTAGGCGTTTCTGTCAAGGCGCTCGAAATCGCTGAAGAAAAAGAAGCAGTTGCACAGTACGGTTCTTCTGATGCATCTTCTTCCCTCGGCGACATTCTCGCTGCAGCTATGAAGAAGCAGACAGACGAATAA
- a CDS encoding integration host factor subunit beta, protein MIKSELVQTIAERNPHLYQRDVENIVNAILDEVTEALMRGDRVELRGFGAFSVKNRPARVGRNPRTGQKVEVGEKFVPFFKTGKEMRERLNGGTDHGED, encoded by the coding sequence ATGATTAAATCAGAATTAGTTCAGACTATTGCGGAACGTAATCCACATCTCTATCAGCGTGATGTAGAGAACATCGTAAACGCCATTCTTGACGAAGTTACAGAAGCGCTTATGCGTGGTGACCGCGTTGAGCTGCGTGGATTTGGCGCGTTCTCCGTGAAGAACCGTCCTGCCCGCGTTGGACGCAATCCAAGAACTGGCCAAAAAGTTGAAGTTGGTGAAAAGTTCGTCCCGTTCTTTAAAACCGGCAAAGAAATGCGCGAACGGCTGAACGGCGGCACGGATCACGGCGAAGATTGA
- the trxA gene encoding thioredoxin codes for MATVKVEDGSFEAEVLKSSTPVLVDFWATWCGPCKMIAPSLEEISEEMAGAVKIVKLDIDSNQQSAMNYGVRSIPTMILFKDGQPAATLVGAQPKGKIADWIKQYS; via the coding sequence ATGGCCACTGTGAAAGTTGAAGACGGAAGCTTTGAAGCTGAAGTCCTGAAGAGCTCCACACCAGTTCTGGTGGATTTTTGGGCGACCTGGTGCGGTCCTTGTAAGATGATTGCTCCATCCCTGGAAGAAATCTCCGAGGAAATGGCTGGTGCAGTTAAAATTGTGAAGCTGGACATCGACAGCAACCAGCAGAGCGCAATGAATTACGGCGTGCGTTCTATCCCAACAATGATCCTTTTTAAGGACGGCCAGCCTGCTGCGACTCTCGTTGGCGCGCAGCCAAAGGGCAAAATTGCTGATTGGATCAAGCAGTACTCCTAA
- a CDS encoding GNAT family N-acetyltransferase yields MPSDVLASSDLADAANSSVTTPLNLLSVEVLETAEAIFQIKDQWLQLERLTLGNAVFQSFAWSFSALQTLDVQQSARIFVVYDQQRLVAILPLKVERQKALRVLTGLAEPFQQYSEMLIAPSHDPSVLMAFLRPYLTGVGADIIHLRQIREGGALDRYAKAQFTPVGEEDGAPWLDLTQWENFDDYLKSISARSRKTIRNQRNRLHKSDGLTHRIFRHGDAELERLILRTLKGRRYWVEAMGYTSRALEGDGMQNFLLSLCHAGGDGCELVALELKHGDVPISTEWGFLFDGCYSAFMADWNPDYEQSSPGKLHQMDVIEACFQLDVRKIDFLKPASRYKMTWTSQVAPVFDAVSPLSFKGRVYANLWLGNLRPLVKRLVLAMPKGMRSPLISAVKKIIS; encoded by the coding sequence TTGCCGTCTGATGTTCTTGCATCCTCTGACCTTGCTGATGCAGCAAATAGCTCTGTTACCACACCGCTGAATTTGCTCTCTGTTGAGGTTTTGGAGACGGCAGAGGCTATCTTCCAAATCAAAGATCAATGGCTGCAGCTTGAGCGTTTAACACTAGGAAATGCTGTATTTCAAAGCTTTGCATGGAGTTTTTCCGCTCTGCAAACTTTGGACGTCCAGCAGAGTGCAAGAATTTTTGTTGTTTATGACCAACAGAGACTTGTCGCAATCCTGCCGCTTAAAGTGGAGCGGCAAAAGGCGTTGCGTGTCCTCACAGGGCTAGCAGAGCCGTTTCAGCAATATTCAGAGATGCTCATTGCACCAAGTCATGATCCTTCTGTGCTTATGGCTTTTCTCAGGCCCTATCTGACAGGTGTCGGCGCTGATATAATCCATCTCCGACAAATCCGAGAAGGTGGAGCGTTAGACCGCTATGCCAAAGCGCAGTTCACGCCAGTTGGTGAAGAGGATGGCGCACCTTGGCTGGATCTGACGCAATGGGAGAATTTCGATGACTATCTCAAGTCAATTTCTGCACGCTCTCGCAAGACAATCCGCAATCAACGCAACCGCCTTCATAAATCTGATGGCCTGACACACCGAATTTTCCGCCATGGTGATGCTGAGCTGGAACGGTTGATCCTGCGAACCTTGAAGGGGCGCAGGTATTGGGTTGAAGCCATGGGTTACACGTCTCGCGCTTTAGAGGGGGATGGAATGCAAAACTTCCTCCTCTCATTATGTCACGCAGGAGGGGACGGGTGCGAGCTGGTGGCGTTGGAGCTGAAACACGGTGATGTACCCATCTCGACGGAATGGGGATTTCTGTTCGATGGCTGCTATTCGGCGTTCATGGCGGATTGGAATCCAGACTATGAGCAATCCAGCCCAGGCAAGCTCCATCAGATGGATGTAATCGAAGCGTGTTTCCAGCTGGATGTGAGAAAAATTGACTTCCTGAAGCCTGCGTCACGCTACAAAATGACATGGACCTCGCAGGTTGCTCCGGTTTTTGACGCGGTAAGTCCGCTCTCTTTCAAAGGCAGGGTTTATGCAAATCTCTGGCTGGGCAATCTTCGTCCGCTGGTCAAACGCTTGGTGCTTGCCATGCCTAAAGGAATGCGCTCTCCGCTGATTAGTGCCGTTAAAAAAATCATCAGCTAA
- the sppA gene encoding signal peptide peptidase SppA — MSLDSDVLIDRRRLRRKVSFWRVLSFLALAALLLWGGVEATGFGDLARSQDHIARIEISGTITYDHRQLKMLEALAEDDSVQGVIVSINSPGGTTAGGEAIYNALRKIAEKKPVTASITTLGASAAYLSAIASDHIVAQYTTLTGSIGVLFQYGNAKGLLDKIGIQIDAIKSAPLKATPNFYEPATPEVKETLRSLIDDTYMWFVGLVAERRGLSQERALQLANGQVYTGHQAKELELIDEIGGEHAAYQWLIDKKGLSSDLEIIDWKPESEERSLPFPANLLGFLGSESQNMLHSLLKTAKSVVDSSLPLDGLVSVWQAPDTETVSALGGAKHD; from the coding sequence ATGAGTCTAGACAGTGACGTCCTTATTGACCGTAGACGCCTAAGACGAAAAGTTTCGTTCTGGCGCGTACTCAGTTTTTTGGCACTTGCAGCTTTGCTGTTGTGGGGCGGCGTGGAAGCCACAGGCTTTGGAGACCTCGCCCGTTCTCAAGATCATATTGCGCGTATCGAGATTAGTGGCACCATCACCTACGACCACCGCCAACTGAAAATGCTGGAGGCACTCGCTGAGGACGATTCCGTTCAGGGTGTGATTGTTTCCATCAACTCGCCAGGCGGAACGACGGCCGGCGGTGAGGCTATCTATAACGCTCTGCGCAAAATTGCTGAAAAGAAGCCTGTTACAGCCTCGATAACAACACTTGGCGCATCTGCGGCCTATCTTTCAGCGATTGCCTCTGATCACATCGTTGCACAATACACGACATTGACCGGATCAATCGGCGTTCTGTTTCAGTATGGCAACGCCAAAGGCCTGCTTGATAAAATCGGCATTCAGATCGACGCGATTAAAAGCGCTCCCTTGAAGGCTACACCAAATTTTTACGAGCCTGCCACACCTGAAGTCAAAGAAACCTTGAGGAGCTTGATCGACGATACCTATATGTGGTTCGTTGGTCTTGTTGCTGAACGAAGGGGCCTTTCTCAGGAACGCGCACTACAGCTTGCCAATGGTCAGGTTTACACCGGGCATCAGGCAAAAGAACTTGAATTGATTGATGAGATTGGCGGTGAGCATGCTGCTTACCAATGGCTCATTGATAAAAAAGGGCTTTCCAGCGATTTAGAAATTATCGATTGGAAGCCAGAATCAGAGGAGCGGTCTCTGCCGTTCCCTGCAAATTTATTGGGTTTTTTGGGAAGTGAGAGCCAAAATATGCTGCACTCACTCCTAAAAACAGCAAAAAGTGTCGTAGATTCAAGCCTACCGCTTGACGGTCTCGTGTCTGTTTGGCAGGCTCCAGATACGGAAACAGTCTCAGCACTTGGGGGGGCAAAGCATGATTAA
- a CDS encoding TIGR02300 family protein: MARPELGTKRLCAACGAKYYDLKRDPIICPKCGDMFDLGVAAKTAKAVKAVQKKEAEETKVKEDVEIVSLEEADAETSGEDDIPELDEDSDDIAGDDADVFLDEEDDEDGEVSGIVVPRDGKEA, translated from the coding sequence GTGGCAAGACCGGAACTCGGAACCAAGCGCCTGTGCGCGGCGTGTGGCGCTAAATACTACGATCTGAAGCGCGATCCAATCATCTGTCCTAAGTGTGGGGACATGTTTGATCTGGGCGTGGCTGCTAAAACTGCTAAGGCAGTAAAAGCTGTTCAGAAAAAAGAAGCTGAAGAAACAAAGGTCAAAGAGGACGTGGAAATCGTATCTCTTGAAGAGGCCGATGCGGAAACTTCAGGTGAAGACGATATCCCAGAGCTCGATGAAGATTCCGATGACATCGCAGGCGATGATGCTGACGTTTTCCTCGATGAAGAAGACGATGAGGACGGTGAAGTCTCCGGCATCGTTGTTCCACGTGATGGAAAAGAAGCCTAA